A genome region from Alkalimarinus coralli includes the following:
- a CDS encoding argininosuccinate synthase, with protein sequence MSKVNKVVLAYSGGLDTSVIVKWLMETYNCEVVTFTADLGQGEEVEPARAKAEALGVKQIFIEDLREEFVRDYVFPMFRANTIYEGEYLLGTSIARPLIARRLIEIANETDADAISHGATGKGNDQVRFELGGYALKPGVQVIAPWREWDLNSRESLLAYCDKHGIEVEKKKGKSPYSMDANLLHISYEGDILEDPWAEAEEDMWRWSVSPENAPDKATYIDLTYENGDIVAIDDERLKPHEVLLKLNELGGANGIGRLDIVENRFVGMKSRGCYETPGGTIMMKAHRAIESITLDREVAHLKDSLMPKYAELIYNGFWWSPEREALQGLIDDTQKYVNGKVRLKLYKGNVIVAGRMSENDSLFDEKIATFEEDQGAYDQKDAAGFIKLNALRLRIAAEKGRLL encoded by the coding sequence ATGTCTAAGGTTAATAAGGTCGTTCTGGCTTATTCCGGAGGTCTTGATACGTCAGTGATCGTTAAATGGCTGATGGAAACCTATAACTGTGAAGTCGTTACATTTACAGCAGATTTAGGGCAGGGCGAAGAAGTTGAGCCTGCACGTGCTAAAGCAGAAGCATTAGGCGTTAAGCAGATTTTTATCGAAGACCTTCGTGAAGAATTTGTTCGTGACTATGTATTTCCGATGTTCCGCGCAAACACCATCTATGAAGGTGAGTACTTGTTGGGAACCTCAATTGCTCGTCCTTTGATCGCTCGTCGCTTAATTGAAATCGCAAATGAAACCGATGCCGATGCAATCTCTCACGGTGCTACGGGTAAAGGTAACGATCAGGTTCGTTTTGAGCTTGGCGGATATGCGCTTAAGCCTGGGGTTCAGGTTATTGCGCCATGGAGAGAGTGGGATCTGAATTCCCGAGAGTCTTTGTTGGCATACTGTGATAAACACGGTATTGAAGTAGAGAAGAAGAAGGGCAAATCGCCATACTCAATGGATGCAAACCTGCTTCATATCTCTTATGAAGGCGACATCCTTGAAGACCCATGGGCGGAAGCTGAAGAAGATATGTGGCGTTGGAGTGTGTCTCCTGAAAATGCACCTGATAAAGCGACCTATATTGACTTAACCTACGAGAATGGTGATATCGTCGCTATTGATGATGAGCGCCTAAAGCCTCATGAAGTGCTGCTTAAGCTCAATGAATTAGGTGGTGCAAACGGTATAGGCCGTCTGGATATCGTAGAAAACCGTTTTGTGGGTATGAAGTCTCGTGGCTGCTACGAAACCCCAGGGGGCACGATTATGATGAAAGCTCACCGGGCAATTGAGTCTATCACTCTGGATAGAGAGGTTGCTCACTTGAAAGATAGTTTGATGCCTAAGTATGCGGAACTGATCTACAACGGCTTCTGGTGGTCCCCTGAGCGTGAAGCGTTACAAGGCTTAATAGACGATACTCAGAAGTATGTAAATGGTAAAGTTCGTTTAAAACTGTATAAGGGTAACGTCATTGTTGCGGGTCGTATGTCTGAAAATGACTCTCTATTTGATGAAAAAATAGCCACCTTCGAAGAAGATCAAGGCGCATACGATCAAAAAGATGCAGCAGGCTTTATCAAACTGAATGCGCTTCGTTTGAGAATCGCGGCAGAAAAAGGGCGTTTGCTGTAG
- a CDS encoding protein-L-isoaspartate(D-aspartate) O-methyltransferase has protein sequence MFTRNHELEQSDRLWGAVDAEMRETQRYTGRCKLKEDVKQALRKVDRSSFVPHSYKSMAWQNHPLSIGCEQTISQPFIVALMTDLLDVKTGQRVLEIGTGSGYQTAILAQLAGQVYTVERIATLAQRAKDVLTGLSLSNIQFKVADGYDGWSEYAPFDAIVVTAAPDDVPQSLVDQLIDGGRIVMPVGSLLGGQSLIRGVKEKGELIVKDVLPVSFVPMVGGVECF, from the coding sequence ATGTTTACAAGGAATCACGAGTTAGAACAGAGCGATAGGCTTTGGGGTGCTGTTGACGCTGAAATGAGAGAGACTCAGCGATATACAGGACGGTGCAAATTAAAAGAAGACGTTAAGCAAGCGCTACGAAAGGTTGACCGCTCTTCGTTTGTACCACATTCGTATAAGTCTATGGCGTGGCAGAACCACCCTTTATCAATCGGCTGCGAGCAAACAATCTCCCAGCCGTTTATTGTTGCCTTGATGACAGATTTGCTTGATGTCAAAACAGGGCAACGAGTTCTTGAGATCGGCACGGGGTCTGGCTATCAAACGGCCATTTTGGCGCAGTTGGCGGGCCAGGTATATACAGTCGAGCGGATTGCAACGTTGGCTCAGCGAGCGAAAGATGTTCTAACAGGGTTAAGCTTGAGCAATATTCAATTTAAAGTTGCTGACGGATACGATGGTTGGTCTGAATATGCTCCTTTTGATGCCATAGTTGTTACCGCTGCTCCCGATGACGTTCCTCAATCATTGGTCGACCAACTCATAGACGGCGGGAGAATTGTGATGCCCGTTGGAAGTCTACTTGGAGGGCAATCGCTTATAAGAGGGGTTAAGGAAAAAGGTGAGTTGATAGTAAAAGATGTGTTACCGGTTTCATTTGTGCCGATGGTGGGTGGGGTAGAGTGCTTTTAA
- a CDS encoding META domain-containing protein codes for MKSTWMLILASFLVAACSTYDYSPIPVSVKALQHHNWELTHIDGKEIPVHKSHQRPRLEIGENFTANGLAGCNSFFGQASLRQGKEFRIEKMGLTRKMCPESVMEIEQAVSETLSSWSGISLTKERLTLTGQQHVLRFRLRDWVN; via the coding sequence ATGAAAAGCACATGGATGCTAATTCTTGCCTCGTTTTTAGTGGCGGCATGCTCCACTTATGACTACAGTCCCATACCTGTATCCGTGAAAGCGCTGCAACATCACAACTGGGAGCTAACCCATATAGATGGAAAAGAAATTCCAGTTCACAAAAGCCATCAACGGCCGCGATTAGAGATAGGCGAGAACTTTACAGCAAATGGCCTCGCAGGCTGCAACAGCTTTTTTGGCCAGGCCTCACTAAGACAAGGGAAAGAGTTTCGTATTGAAAAGATGGGGCTCACTAGAAAAATGTGCCCAGAGTCCGTAATGGAGATAGAGCAGGCCGTTTCAGAGACGCTTTCATCATGGAGCGGTATTTCGCTGACGAAAGAGCGTCTTACCCTAACAGGGCAGCAACATGTGCTGAGATTCAGACTTCGAGACTGGGTGAATTGA